The nucleotide sequence ACTAATCTTGGcatatgatttctttttttatcagccCGAGGCACAAAAAAATACTTCCAAGAGTTTCTTTGTCGCTTAAACAACTACAAAGagattaaaggttaaaaaagtACCTATTTTAAGGGCAGATATGGGTTGCAACACAGACCCAAAGCACCAGACACGTTTTATATAGAACATATATTTTTGGGGacactttaaaaaatactgCATATGATAGAGAGGAGGGAAGGGAAAACAGCCCAGCTCACTTGTCATATACAATTACTTTTTAACATATCTCAAACCGATCCAGCTAATCTTTACACATCTTTCCTTCTAATATACGGTGGAATATTAGGTATCGCAATAGTGTTAGCCTCTAGTGGAAAGACACATTTGACAGGGAATACAGTGGAATATAAGTTTCACAATACTGTTAGCCTCTAGTGGTAAGACACATTTGACAGGGCCGAGATTAGCATAGTGAAGCATTCCAAAGAATCATTGTGATTACTGTGGATAGAGGAGAGAAAAAGTGTGGAAGCCCACTTCAAATATTCTCTTGGACTGAGAGCCCCGGCATTTGAGCGCACAGACTCTGCGCTGTCTGTCGCACTCCCTCCAGTCAAACCGCCACCCACTCACCTACACTGGACCCTTTGAAACTTCAGCCAATCAGGATGCCCCAGGAGGCATGTGTCCTCAGCGGTGGCGGATGTGACAGGGGCAGTCATGCGATATGGGAAGAGCTGTAAAGCAGAAAATAGatcgagagagagcgagagacatggacggagaggaaagagagagagagtggaggagcataatgaaataacaaaaggcgagagggggagagagagaaaggaagaaGACAGAGAGAAGGAATGGGAACATTCTTCTTTAAACTCCTCGCGCCGTTTCCAAAAATAGCCCGAACCTGCAAAGATTCTGGGACCTTCCTGACATTGATAAATTTTCGCCGCTCCTCAAAAGGGCAAAATTTGCCCGTGCAGTGGGCCATGAGGCTGGCTGCTCTTCAGAATTACACAAAGCCCAAGGCAAAAGCCcattaaaatatagaaaatctCTTTGTTTCACGTAACAAATGAAACGTGCCATGATTATAAGTAAGATTGATGAGACATTAGCACATGCAGAATGCACGTAATGAGTGAACGGTACCCAGTCTGCAGCATACAACAACACAACGTAAAGTGCAAAAGGACACCTATGGCGAAGTGAGAGAAAACAAGATGATGATGGAAAAACGCCTTAAGGAACGGCTCACATTCATGATatacagagagaaaaagagagagagagagataagagAGAATAAGGGAGAGACAGGACGAATGAACAGGAAGAGAACATGAAAATCCATCAGCCcgtcattatttattcagcagAGCCCTGACAGAGAGTCAGAGCTAATAATCCCGCTGAAGTGAATTGAGCTCTGTGTGTCCTAAAGAGTAGTGAGAAACTCTGCACTTCCCCGCTCTCTGAATCAGAGTGGCATAGATCACTGTGCTGAGTTGCAGACGAGCTGACTGACACCCAGTTTCCACCTTCTTCTTTACCTGCATCACCCACTGTGAACTTCCTGGCAAAAGTTTGAGTGAAGGAGCTGGAAGCCTTATAACCCGAGGAATAACTTACAAAAGCTTTCTACACACTCCAGTGTGAGCTTTCTGTAATAAACCCTCAACCGCTGACGTGAACCCAGAGCCACCAGCACAACAGGCTGCCCTCCGCCGCTCGCCGCTCACCACTCCCCTTGCACTTTTCATCTTTAGATTTGGGTCAAAGCAAGGGCTTCTACATTTATTAGGGAGGGGGTGAAACACTGCATTTCGGAACACATAGAAATCTATAGGTTTCAGTGCGTGAACCCAACAGCATCTCTCAGGACATCTTAGATGAGCGTACTTATGCGTTACATCTCATTAAAGAATCAAGGCTAAGCACAAGTGCCAATTAATATGTGAAAGTTCCCGTAAAAGCTACAAGACAACTATTTTTTTACTGCAGGtaatttatgtagtttaatTCGTAAAGCGTTATATAGGTAGCGCAAAGGTTGCGGGTTCGAATACCAGGGAATGCATACTAATAAATGTGTACCTTGAATGTGGAAGTCTCTTCAAATGAAATGCTGTCAAATACGTGAACGTTAGGAAAGCTCGCCAATTCCAGCCttagtgaaaaaaatattttatttctcagaGAATACATTaccatatgtttatttttattttggaaagaGTCCAGACCTCAGAAAATTATAAGTCTATGCATGAGTTTTCTATTTGTAATTCATGTGTTatagatttgaaaaaaaacaatgcacgtttttgagagacaacatactttgtgaattaaaatgtacaaaccagaatCAACAAATGTAtaagtgatgcctctttatagaacataaaattaactatattttaactttcatgtgcccatttattaGGAATACAGACTGCTTTTAATGTGATACTtatattatgaatgtgacaatCCTGACTAAAAGCTgggtaaatataattttatgcTGTGAACCTCGCATACTTTTTAGAATCCATCGTGATGAATTATTatagcaaccgttgtaaacacgaccgcttacttcttagatcagacggccttcgtgttgtttccaggcggtCCGTTAAAGCACGTGACACTCTCTCTAccggaaatcctgtgaaattgaaccaatcagatgacgacttcaaacgtgctgaagtgtttccaaaaGTGTGCCGTATGCATCAGATGTCCAGCCGTGGGGGGATCGTGGGCGTGgcgtctgaggctgagactatgTTTAAACTGAAGGACAAAAACGAAtctgttcaacctatcaatagGTACATTCCAGAACCTGTCGTTCGCTGGACCTGGTGTCAATAAAAGTTCTCATTTCACTAACAAGGAATtcttcagttctgacacttacaggatgtttgTTTGAATACGATGAACTTTAATATAACAAAAGTTCAGGTTAAAATTGATTTCTTAATTCGTGACAACATTTAAACGcgaaaatatagtttttttaagataatatatgttttatatattagtTGTAGCCATAAAACGACTGGTTTCTTGAAATacttcttttaaaaatacatttctgtcatgACCCATGtcgtcaaatatttaaacaatagcaTATATTAAAGGATGGTGGAATGAAACTGTTCTGGGCACACTCTCTGCACATGTTGCCTTGCATGGACAGAGTGGGAGCCCAGCAATTCATGCCCCCGCCCACCTGGGGAACCAGAACAGTTCATGATGCATAATAGGAATAAATTAAATGACCCGACAGATACAGGTGGATATAGAGGAGATGGGAATGTGGTTTAGGCAAGGAAAGTTTGTAGTGCATTGTGTTGCAAGTGATAGAAAAAGAGATGGGTGCCTGTGCCCCAGTAGAGCTTAAGGTCTAGGTCttatatattcttttttgtttatattgggAACGgggtattttttatttaattgcattCATGCTGTTGGTTGACACTGGGTGGCCGTATGCACACTGGCTGACGTCATGTAGAGTATGCAGTGAGATGGTAGCGAGATCGGAGTTCGCTCTCTTCCTGCTGTGGCATTGGACGAGAGAGGCGAGGCAGAGCGAGCATCGCTGTCATGCATGTCTGTTGGTTGTTTCTCATGCAGGAGAGAAGAGACATCAGCAATAAATAATCTTCTACACAGTCCAGTTTGtggatatttttattcaaatcacAATGCAGAAGAACGACCAGTACATTAAAGTAAATAAGTATTGTTTTCACATATTGTAGTTTTCAAGAAGAACCCTGTTTGCTAATTTAAGTAGTATTTTATATCCTCGGAAATAAAAGATCATACCTTTAAATTCCTGAGAATTATTATTTCCATATCTCTCAAATgagattataataataacaatcgCATTACCGAGAGAAGCAAGCAGCAATGTTCCTCCTCCAAAGCCACATTCATCCTATTTAACACTTTTGTAAGAAAATCCATTAGGCTTATTAATCACTGTCTTGTACTGGCCCATGTCTGCCAATTTCAAGTGTAAGAAGCAGTTTATTTAGACTGTCACCTCACATACTGTTCAGTGATGACCTGCAAGGCTCCTGAGCAGGGAAGCGAGCAGTCTGGATCATTGCTAAACCCTTATGGCCTGGTcattatattgaatattaaagCAGTGTGtctgtcagatttttttgtgcaaTAACAGTTGGACAGGTTAGACTCTTATAGGAAGAACTCTCATTGTGCTGATTTTAATAATATGCTTTTAAGGGGAAAGCTTGTAATGCCATAGAATTATCGGTAGTGATGCAGTAATTTGTTCTACAACATGACCTGACCGGGCTGACCCTCATGCCAAAAGCATCGAATTAAAAAGTAGTTCAAGTATACGTTTGCAAGTATTAAATGATCATACCAATTCAACATTCCTGCTGTCTGGTGAAATGTATTCACAgattaatttgtatattttatcatttcCATTAGCTCTTCCTTAAACTCAAGATGGTAACAGattttcacaacatttttacttgacaatacaaaacaatcaaaaataCTATGTTGCATGTTATAACGTATGAGTCAAGAGAATGAGATATTCTCTTTTTTCAAATCCGGACACTGTCTGAATGTATGGATTAAATTTGCAACATTGCACATTGCTGCAGTGATATATAATTTAACTGATGTACAGGTGCACATTGACTTAGTAtcttataacttttttaatgGCATCAACTGCGGGTCATCCTACAGAATTTACAGTCACATCTCTTTTATAACACATCATGTGAAGCTATTTCTGCACTGACTTTAGGcttttcatttacacatttggcaaaCGTGTAAATTAAAAGTgatttatcctttacatttcaGTTAAACTACAGGTGCCACCTGTTTTTACACCTTTAATTAGCTTTTCAGATGAATAATAAgataataaactttaatttaattaactGGATAAGCAACATGAAGCCTATTAAAATTATTCAATTTGAATAACTGTATGTGGATATATGGCCTAGGcatcatacaaaaacatactcAAACCATAAtcagaatatacattttaaaaataattgttataggTCTCCTGTCCTGCCTTGTTTCTTTAACTATGAATCAAATGGATTGAGCCAAATACTGGGAGAGACCATTGCATCTTCCGGCAAGATCTAAATGCATGAAGCTCTTGGGCATTTTCTATGTGAAAGACTTGCATTGAACTGCCTTTGTTTGCGTAGCTATACTCTATTGAAACAGACTTCTATATTACACAAACTTAATAGTTTGCCTTTGTTAACTGTATCCCCCACACACCGAAGCCTCATGGTTATCATATATTGTATTTCTTCcagtgtattttttacattaccTTTAACACTAGTGATCTCAAACATATAGGCCAACAATTATTGCGTACAGGACAAGTATTAAATGCAAATTGTTAGTCTAATTCTtgaattattgtgtttttgaaagaaaaaaattgtatataacAGGAACAATATGAGAAAACCCTTCAACTATTAAACTTCAGCTCACGACCACTGGCTTGCAGTAAAATATACTTATGCAGTATTAATATAACTGACAGAAGCCAATGGAAGGGCTCTCTGCACATCCTTATGACTGCTACACTGGGTTTTCTATGACCTCCCAAAAACATATAggtttaaatataaactttttggGGGTTATTATATCTTGTCTTTACGAAAAATATCCATGGACACTAGCTAAACCATGGTTACCACAAAACAACAATGGTTTCCAACAAAAAGCATAGTTAAACTATTACGgtggtaaaaaaaataataaaaacatacttcaTACTTTGGGTTACTTCACCTTTGctataaaaatctttttttatttttgaaaagggGGTTGCACCATATGCCTGACCACTGatattttatgtgttatatctttcatttcatttcaaatgttttgagtCAAGTTTTTTCACTTATAAAGattcagaaagagctttattgccaagtatgtttgcacatacaaggaatttgttttggtgacaggagcatccagtacacagaattagcaacaacacacagagaccatcaaacaaaAGAATGGAGTTACACGGATGATTTatataagggcctatgggtataaaaaaataagaaatacaatacaataaacataagagtaaagctatagagagtgttctgtgtgtatgtaaatatgtacaagtaaaaataagaatagactattgtagtaaaatgtatgtgttatatacagcagaatgaaatataatttacagtaaaagatGCATACAAATAGATAGCGCATTATCTGcaggatatatttaaaaatgcactttattattattgcacaagAGTTAATTGCAAGTAGTTTTTTGCACGCTTAAAGATGATAACCCAGCAAACAATGAAAACGTGTCGatgacatttagcagacgcttttatccacaaCAACTTAACATTGCATCCAAGTgacaattttacttttttatcagCTCTTgatgagctgttataaaatgtgaCATCGgctaatataatatttaacgCAGCTAAACTCTATAGCTTACAAAATCCTTGGCGTATTTTGAAGCACATGTGCCGAGAAGTAAAATAAAGCCTTTCGTGCATTTATTGAAGACATTAATCCAAGCATCACGGTTTGATAAACTGCGGTCTTTGAGTTGAGCGCCTGCCGGTGTTCGCTGCCCGCTTTAAAAACAGGTGTTTCCACCCGGTCGAAAAATAAGGGTGCACACAGTGTGCCACCAATAGCCGTACGGTATTTCACGGcgattttaaagaaatgtgtcGTTTGCTCTAAAAGTTTTAAACGAAGACTACTTtttgaaaacatgaaaacaccTCAGAAACGCGTTTATCCTAAACTGCCTGTGTGGATTGTGGAGGATCATCACGAGGTTAGGACGCGATTTCAAACCATAAATGTCAAACTATAAATAACTTAACATTAACGTTACATGACTTTTCACAAACGATAACAATAAAGACAAGATATGGAACAGATAATCAATCGATTTAAATGCTCAAATGGTGCAGTTTGAACGTGCTTCAAGAGATTTTCATTGCTTTAGGTTGTGCAACACGTATATCGTGCCATTGGCTCTAAACATATACCAATGAAGGGCATTAAGATGGTGCATTTGGACTCTCACCCAGACCTTCTCATTCCTGTCAATATGCCTGCTGATACTGTATATGACAAAGAGACGCTGCTCAGGTGAGAAACAAAGCGAAAAGCTTTAATAAGGCAACTCTTGCTTTCAGACTACAGCACGTTGCATGTTGTTAACGCTAAAAGAGTGACTAACGTGTACTTAAATTTGCAATTACAGTGAGCTGAGCATTGAGAATTGGATTATGCCGATGGTCTATGCCGGACACGTGTCCCATGTTGCCTGGCTGCATCCTTACTGGGCTCAGCAAATCAAAGAAGGGGAGCACGTCATGTGTGTAGGGAAAGATACATCCACCACCACAATAAGGTCAGGTGAAGTATGTTACTATGTAGCCTTAAGATGGCAGCAGAATATCATTTATTACTAACAGAGATACAACTTCCACTGTAAGTTAAAATCTCTTTCTCTTCGTAGAGTCACTAGCACGGACGATTACTTTTTAAGTGACGCGCTTTATGTGCCACTGGATCAACTTGAAAACCCAAAAGAATTACATTTACACGTCATCAGGGTGAATCCTGTCAACACTTTGGAGAAAAAAGAGAGTGGAAATGGACAAAGCAGTGCTAAAATACCTAAAGCTTCAACAGGAGCTGCACATTTGGAAGATGCTACGGAGTCAATAATAGATAACCCGTGCACTTCTTCTCATCAACCACCTGGTGGCAGCACTGCACCAGAGAACTTCAGTGACACTGTTTTAAAGACTGATGAGGGGTCAACAAGCTACATTACAAGCACGCTTTTATCAGTTATAAAGGACACAGACCTTTTTATACTTGACATCGACTTGGATTTTTTCTCCTGTAAGAACCCTTTCAAGGAGATGTATACTCAGGTGGAGTGTGTCAAGCTTTTTATAGGCTTAAGGCCTTATCGGCAATTTCAAAACCATGCCGTATGTTTTTAGACCAATCatataattaaactaaaattaagGACGTTGATTCCTCAGGATAAGTAACTAGCAACAGATTTGTTCCGTGTGTGATAGTTTCTGTAGGTTTAAGTGATAATGCATTTAAGTAATTTAATGTCAGGACATGTTTTACGCTCTTGCAGGAAGAATATGCTCTCATGCAAGAATTATACCGCTTCAACAGGCCACAAAAAGAGCAAGATGAGGTAATGGAGAAGATTTTTTAATGGGTCAACTGAACCCTaacaaatcaatgtttttttactcacAATTGTAGTCTCGATACTCGATTTGGTGATCAGTTTTATTCAAGCATGATCAAGAAAGCTTCTTTTTATGCTTCTTTGGAAATCTGACCTTTTCtatgtcattgttttgttaatTGACT is from Triplophysa dalaica isolate WHDGS20190420 chromosome 3, ASM1584641v1, whole genome shotgun sequence and encodes:
- the c3h5orf22 gene encoding UPF0489 protein C5orf22 homolog isoform X1, with the translated sequence MKTPQKRVYPKLPVWIVEDHHEVVQHVYRAIGSKHIPMKGIKMVHLDSHPDLLIPVNMPADTVYDKETLLSELSIENWIMPMVYAGHVSHVAWLHPYWAQQIKEGEHVMCVGKDTSTTTIRVTSTDDYFLSDALYVPLDQLENPKELHLHVIRVNPVNTLEKKESGNGQSSAKIPKASTGAAHLEDATESIIDNPCTSSHQPPGGSTAPENFSDTVLKTDEGSTSYITSTLLSVIKDTDLFILDIDLDFFSCKNPFKEMYTQEEYALMQELYRFNRPQKEQDEEKLSDCVERRTHQLEDLEAAFADLLEDDSQETIDRLAANPGMESLARLVHSLKNRTESPDYEMVHQAGLTCDYSELPHHISSEEEIQQMITAVQLFLEALPKPTIVTISRSSLDEYCPVEQVDSIQNGVLEILQSLFGCLDIHREYQSIPAESTSQTT
- the c3h5orf22 gene encoding UPF0489 protein C5orf22 homolog isoform X3, with translation MNEPHIYQPNMDHSQTVVQHVYRAIGSKHIPMKGIKMVHLDSHPDLLIPVNMPADTVYDKETLLSELSIENWIMPMVYAGHVSHVAWLHPYWAQQIKEGEHVMCVGKDTSTTTIRVTSTDDYFLSDALYVPLDQLENPKELHLHVIRVNPVNTLEKKESGNGQSSAKIPKASTGAAHLEDATESIIDNPCTSSHQPPGGSTAPENFSDTVLKTDEGSTSYITSTLLSVIKDTDLFILDIDLDFFSCKNPFKEMYTQEEYALMQELYRFNRPQKEQDEEKLSDCVERRTHQLEDLEAAFADLLEDDSQETIDRLAANPGMESLARLVHSLKNRTESPDYEMVHQAGLTCDYSELPHHISSEEEIQQMITAVQLFLEALPKPTIVTISRSSLDEYCPVEQVDSIQNGVLEILQSLFGCLDIHREYQSIPAESTSQTT
- the c3h5orf22 gene encoding UPF0489 protein C5orf22 homolog isoform X2; translated protein: MEMNMKQQTTERGHTHSHQVVQHVYRAIGSKHIPMKGIKMVHLDSHPDLLIPVNMPADTVYDKETLLSELSIENWIMPMVYAGHVSHVAWLHPYWAQQIKEGEHVMCVGKDTSTTTIRVTSTDDYFLSDALYVPLDQLENPKELHLHVIRVNPVNTLEKKESGNGQSSAKIPKASTGAAHLEDATESIIDNPCTSSHQPPGGSTAPENFSDTVLKTDEGSTSYITSTLLSVIKDTDLFILDIDLDFFSCKNPFKEMYTQEEYALMQELYRFNRPQKEQDEEKLSDCVERRTHQLEDLEAAFADLLEDDSQETIDRLAANPGMESLARLVHSLKNRTESPDYEMVHQAGLTCDYSELPHHISSEEEIQQMITAVQLFLEALPKPTIVTISRSSLDEYCPVEQVDSIQNGVLEILQSLFGCLDIHREYQSIPAESTSQTT